A stretch of Chiloscyllium punctatum isolate Juve2018m chromosome 6, sChiPun1.3, whole genome shotgun sequence DNA encodes these proteins:
- the LOC140478985 gene encoding ADP-ribosylation factor-like protein 14 gives MGLLTSKEAKRKHARILMLGLDAAGKSTLLYRLKFGDTEFFTSTTIGFNVEMLEHSKSVTLTLWDIGGQHKMRQFWPYYFQDTDGLVFVVDSADKERMEDSKREFERMLKNDFLKGIPVVVIANKQDLADALSTEEITKRFHMNRWCSDRDWYVQPCCAKTGEGLTAATKMIISYVKKKMNSKSEETGSDIQEDRL, from the coding sequence ATGGGTTTGTTGACCTCCAAAGAAGCTAAAAGGAAACATGCTCGCATTTTGATGCTGGGCCTGGACGCAGCGGGTAAATCCACTTTGTTGTACAGATTAAAATTCGGAGATACTGAATTTTTCACATCCACCACTATAGGCTTCAACGTGGAAATGCTGGAGCATAGTAAAAGCGTTACCCTTACACTTTGGGATATTGGAGGACAGCACAAGATGCGACAGTTTTGGCCGTATTATTTTCAAGACACCGATGGGCTTGTTTTtgttgtggacagtgcagataAGGAGCGGATGGAAGATTCCAAGAGAGAATTTGAACGGATGCTAAAAAACGACTTCTTGAAAGGCATTCCCGTGGTGGTCATAGCAAACAAGCAAGATCTTGCCGATGCGCTGTCTACAGAGGAAATCACCAAACGTTTCCACATGAATAGATGGTGCTCAGATCGAGACTGGTATGTACAGCCATGCTGTGCCAAAACGGGGGAAGGGTTAACGGCAGCCACTAAGATGATAATCTCATACGTCAAAAAGAAAATGAACTCTAAAAGCGAAGAAACGGGCAGTGATATTCAAGAGGACAGGTTATAA